Below is a genomic region from Helicobacter pylori.
AGCCTATGAGGAGCTGGAATTAAAAGCGTTCCACCAATATAAAAACTTGAAATTAAATGAAATTAAGGATCTCATCATCAAAGACAAATGGCTTAACAGCTTGAAAACCGCCCTAGAAAACAAAATTGTTAAACGCACCAACGCTTTCACTAGCGCCCTTGATGAAATCGTTTCAAACTACTCTAACAGCTTGTTAGAATTAGACAAAGAAGTCAAAGAGAGCGAGTCAAAAGTTTTAGAACATTTGAAAGATTTGGGGTTAATGGGGTGATAAACGCATGGACGCATTAATGCTGCCCTTACCAAAGGATTGGGAAGCGGTAAAAGTAGAAGATATTTTTGAAATCATCACGGATTTTTCAGCTGCTGGATCCTTTGCACAACAAAGTCAAATGGTTCAATACACAAACGATAGAACAAATTATGCACAACTAATACGAACAACCGAATTAAAAAATGGTTTTAACAATACAAATGCTATTTATATCAACAAAGAGGCGTTTGAATTTCTGTGGCGTGTTAATCTTAACAGCGATGCAATTATATTGCCAAATATAGGAATAAATTGTGGAGAAATTTATTATGTGGATATTAAAAAATTAATTCATAAACATAACGCATTGGCACCAAATGCCATTTTGATAAGAACAAAGAAAGCCAACCTAAAATTTTTATTTTATGCTTTTTTAGATACATGGTTTCAAAAACAATTAATAAACATTATAACCTCATCAGTACAACCAAAATTCACTAAAACTGACTTAAGAGACTTACTAATCCCCCTACCCCCTCTAAACGAACAAATCGCTATCGCTAACATTTTAAGCGATGTGGATCGTTATCTTTATAATTTAGACGCCCTCATTCTTAAAAAAGAGAGCGTTAAAAAAGCTTTAAGCTTTGAACTATTGAGCCAAAGAAAACGCTTGAAAGGCTTCAATCAAGCTTGGCAACGAGTGAGACTTGGGGATATATGTGAATTTGGCAACGGAGGAGCTTATGAAACCCTAATAGTAGAAAATGGAGATTTTAAACTAATAAGCTTAAATAGTGTTGATATTGATGGCAATTTAAAAAATACAATGAAACGAGTTAATTTTTATGATAATTCATTAAAACAAGGTGATATAGTCATGGTTTTAAGCGATGTTGCTCATGGGGATTTTTTAGGACTTTGTGCAGTTATTCCTAGTAATGATTATGTGTTAAATCAACGCATGGGAAGACTTAGAATAAGGAATGATTGCATCAACATTTTATTTTTAAGATTGTATATTAATGCAAATCAAAAATATTTCAAAATGCAAGGTCAAGGTAGTTCGCAATTGAATTTATCCAAAAAAGCCATTGAAGATTTTGAAATCCTTTTACCCCCTCTAAACGAACAAATCGCTATCGCTAACATTTTAAGCGGTTTGGATAATGAGATCACAAGCCTTAAAAACAAAAAACGCCAATTTGACAACATCAAAAAAGCTTTAAACCACGATTTAATGAGCGCTAAAATCAGGGTTTTAAAAAAATAAGTTTTATAACAAAATGACCAACGCCCCAAAAGTCAAGGACAAACCCGCTTATAAAGGAAACCCCTAAGCTTTTAAACTTAGGGGAACGCTCTTGAAAAAATCAGCGTTTCACAGAAACGATCACTTTAAGCCCCAAAAAAGCAAACTCAAAGTATAATGTTTTCCAAGAGCGTTTGTTATGTGGCTTTGACATAACATGCTCCTTTTAAGGTGATTTGCCCCATAAGGCCACTTATGGGGCGTGATGAGATTTTACAACAAACCCCCTTAAAACTTTTAATTTTACAAACGCTAAAAACAAGATTAAAAAATTGAAAAGATAAAAAATAAAACGCCCCAAAAGTCAAGGACAAACCCACTTTACAAGGAAACTCCCTAAGCTTAAAAGCTTAAGGGAACGCTCTTAGAAAATCAGCGTTTCACAGAAACGATCACTTTAAGCCCCAAAAAAGCAAACTCAAAGTATAATGTTTTCCAAGAGCGTTTGCCACTTTTGCGTTTCATGGCATGCTCCTTACAATGTTGGTCTGCCCCATAATGCAACTATGGGGCGTGATGAAATCCTACAACAAACCCCCTTAAAATCTCATCTAATCAAAAACAAGGCGTTTTTAAAACATTAAAGAACTAACGTTATTGAGTGGTATTTTTTAAATCTAGTGCTTCAAGCAATCTTCAAACAAATATTGATGCTCGCAAGGTAAAGCGTCAAATAAGGCTTTGGCTAAATCTTGCATTTCTTTTAAGGCTTTATTACTGCTTCTTAAGGTCAATAAATTTTGCAAGCTCCTAGCGTTAATGCTATACGCTAAATGCGTTTTATAGCTCTCCGGCATGGCGTATTTGGCTAAATCGTTTTTAATGTTATGCTCGCTCAATAAAACCCTGAGATTTTCCAAAGCTAAAACGCTCATTGCATTCACTTTTTCATTATCCACAAACACTAAAAACTCTTTGGCTCTCGCTAAATTCGTTTCATTAAGGGGTAAAAAGCTCTCCACTTCTTTCAATTCCCTTAAAGTGTAGCGGCTTGATTTCACGCTCAAGCTCGCTATTCTATGCCGGCTCAATTCTTGCAACGCTCCCCTGCTCAAACCCTTGATTTCAAAATTGTAATAAAGATGCTCTAAAGTGGAAGAATGCCTGAAAATATTCCCCACCCTATGGATCAAATCCTTATCCTTACAGCCTCCGCCATCGCTGTATTCAAAGCTCTGCCAGCAAGTGCGGATCGCTTGGCTCGCAATGTCTAAAGGGGTATAGTGC
It encodes:
- a CDS encoding restriction endonuclease subunit S, whose protein sequence is MDALMLPLPKDWEAVKVEDIFEIITDFSAAGSFAQQSQMVQYTNDRTNYAQLIRTTELKNGFNNTNAIYINKEAFEFLWRVNLNSDAIILPNIGINCGEIYYVDIKKLIHKHNALAPNAILIRTKKANLKFLFYAFLDTWFQKQLINIITSSVQPKFTKTDLRDLLIPLPPLNEQIAIANILSDVDRYLYNLDALILKKESVKKALSFELLSQRKRLKGFNQAWQRVRLGDICEFGNGGAYETLIVENGDFKLISLNSVDIDGNLKNTMKRVNFYDNSLKQGDIVMVLSDVAHGDFLGLCAVIPSNDYVLNQRMGRLRIRNDCINILFLRLYINANQKYFKMQGQGSSQLNLSKKAIEDFEILLPPLNEQIAIANILSGLDNEITSLKNKKRQFDNIKKALNHDLMSAKIRVLKK
- the thyX gene encoding FAD-dependent thymidylate synthase, with protein sequence MEVICKHYTPLDIASQAIRTCWQSFEYSDGGGCKDKDLIHRVGNIFRHSSTLEHLYYNFEIKGLSRGALQELSRHRIASLSVKSSRYTLRELKEVESFLPLNETNLARAKEFLVFVDNEKVNAMSVLALENLRVLLSEHNIKNDLAKYAMPESYKTHLAYSINARSLQNLLTLRSSNKALKEMQDLAKALFDALPCEHQYLFEDCLKH